AATGAGCCACTATTCGGGGGAGCTTCAATAGTAACGTGCTTTCCATCTAATGCACCTATACAATTGGGAAAATTCCATACCTCCCAAAACTCGTTGGATATTTGCACCCAATCTTCTTTTTTGGGACATGGTAtgcattcatttttcattttagataTAATAGCATCACATACTTCTAAGACAATTACCTGGACAGTTGAATGACCCAATCGAAAACTGAATGCTATAGTTTGATAAGAATCTCCGGTTCCCAaaaacctatataaaataaataatttaatatttgaaaccagtttttatagttttataggtctattatatttttttttcggggTCAACATTATGaagaatattgaatttaaatatgaaaattaaatttttttttttgaaaatgtttcagCACACCAGGTgctattacaaatatatttacaattataatttaacttttacatttaaattgctgatagtaaaaattaaatttaaatttaaactgaaaatttaattaaacaaataatataaaatgtttttctttaattagcTTATATATTATGCGCATAATTTGTgtgattttcattaaaatagtaCTATAACATTGATTTACCTCAAACATACAGCCAGTTTTTCTTTAGCTGGTATTGATTCTCTGAAATGTGTGTTTTGTTTGGTTATGTCATCTTTGATTTTCTGATAGAGCACATTAAATTGGTATCTTGACATTCgaaaatacttgaaaaatgtatcCTCGTGATCTTCTAATTGTCGACAAAGAGTAGCAAATTCACCTTCAGTCTTCTGTTTTTTCAAAATGTCGTGAACCCAAATCGaccttttatttaatatttgtttgtcTAACATCTTGTTCTTCATCTTCGTCTATTAAAACCGCTATCATAGCCAATTCGGGCATAGATAAATGacgaaacatatttattatttttttaattatcaccGAACCACGTAAACTCTTGTCGACCGCACTACAAAAGAGGCACGCAAATACAAaccaacgttataatattatagatctaGGAAATATTATTAGGATGCTGGTGGTTGCTGGTGGCTGGCGTTGGTTGCTGGTGTGTGCTGGTTCTATGTGAATTAACGGTGCCGTTACGTTACGGTCCGGTGCTGTGCCGTGTCGGACTAGTGTGAATCGGGCTAgtgtgaatatttatattataatattgtatcgtaataaattataacaaccaCTTATAAGAAGTTATAAGTCAGTCCATCCtttcaacttaaaatataaaactttttgtataaaatattttaaatttttaaaaacaaaatataaactaaaaattaaaatttgtcctTTCcgtgtttttgttattttaatgatatgtattaatatctattattaaaataacaaaataaaataaattctaacaaaaaataataaacataatattatataaacattttaaaaacaattttgtgtgtcaaaaaaaaattaaatatatgtttatgaaCGTCATGTTCATTAACGTTATGTCATACATGCATTGTAAATTacagatgtaaaaaaaattggtcaTTTTCTGTTAGGCTAAGGACACTTTCTGAAACACCTCTTCCATCTCTTTGTGATGACTCGTCATATATTTGTCCTTGGAAATTTGACGTTCCACTTGTTGATGGAGATGGCACCGATTCTGTGTATGAAGCTCATTGTTGAACTTGGCCTTGTTGATAAATCTGTCTGTCTTGAATCGCCTAAAATACTCTTTAATTCAGCATTACCGACCAATGACGAAATTTGCATCCTTAATTGCACTTGCTCATACCGAGGAAGCTTCTTTACAATTGTTGCCATGGAGTTAAAGAAAAGGTCGGTTTCGTCTAATTCACTTTGAAACAGGAGTTGAGTTTCGTTCAGCTATTTGTTTCAGCAACTGTAATCGTTCTTCCGAGTGTGTTAACTTTATCTTTTTCTTATCTCTCATAATATTGTCTTTCTTACCAtccattttcttattattatcttcGTTACTTTTGGTATTAATGATTGTCATATTTTCTTCTGTTTCATCAATATGGGTGATGTTTTCTTCGAGGTCAGCGTGAGAGTTTTCCAAAAATTCAGTCTCGTCAAACCTAACCTCATCTCCAACAACATTAGTGATTGTGTTTTGTCTTTGTGATGAAGGAAGGCTATCTAAAAATGATAGGAGAACAGACCTATTCTTTGCTGCCTCTCCACCTGAACCAGTACCTGGTTTACCTTTAGGCCGAATATAATAGTCTCTAACGTAGGCCCATCTTTTACAGCAGTCAGaacctaaaacaaaaattgtaatttgattTCTTATTTCAGACATTTGGCCACAGGAGAATCTTTTCGGTCACTTGCTTTTCAATATCGAGTTAGTCATTCCTGGATAAGTGTCATAATAAAAGAAGTTGCTGAGGCCATTATTAAAAGGATGTTTGAGTTAACTATACCGTCGCCTACAGAAAATCAACTAAGACAAAACAGTAAtcagtttttttcaaaatggaATTTTCCGAACTGTGTCGGAGCGATAGATGGGAAACATGTAAGAATAAAGGCTCCCAAACGAAGTGGATCattgtattttaactataaagaGTACTATTCAATCGTTTTGCTAGCAGTCGTTGACGCGGATTGTAAATTCATTGCTGTTGATATTGGTTCCTATGGTAGAGAGGGAGATGCTGGTATCTACCTAAAGAGTCAAATGtggaaaatgataaaaaataatacatttaatataccaTCACCAAAAGTAATACCCGGAACAAATGATGTTGTACCCCATGTCATTGTAGGGGATGAAGCTTTTGCTCTGCACGAAAACCTGATGAAACCTTATCCAAGACAGCAATCTGCACATGATCAATCAAAATCTGTATATAATTATCGACTATCGAGAGCTCGGAGAACAACTGAAAATAC
This genomic window from Metopolophium dirhodum isolate CAU chromosome 1, ASM1992520v1, whole genome shotgun sequence contains:
- the LOC132950125 gene encoding uncharacterized protein LOC132950125 — protein: MKNKMLDKQILNKRSIWVHDILKKQKTEGEFATLCRQLEDHEDTFFKYFRMSRYQFNVLYQKIKDDITKQNTHFRESIPAKEKLAVCLRFLGTGDSYQTIAFSFRLGHSTVQVIVLEVCDAIISKMKNECIPCPKKEDWVQISNEFWEVWNFPNCIGALDGKHVTIEAPPNSGSLFFNYKKTFSIVLLGLVDAQYKFIAVDIGAYGKNSDGGILSTSNFGKALEKNKFNIPNGRVLPGTDIELPYGIIGDEAFPLKNYLLRPYPGPQSYDDETKKIFNERLSRARKVVEDTFGQLTAKFRIYCRRLKALPNNADKIVMTTCILHNFIKKDTDEIHSSNRNEIIY
- the LOC132950132 gene encoding putative nuclease HARBI1; protein product: MFELTIPSPTENQLRQNSNQFFSKWNFPNCVGAIDGKHVRIKAPKRSGSLYFNYKEYYSIVLLAVVDADCKFIAVDIGSYGREGDAGIYLKSQMWKMIKNNTFNIPSPKVIPGTNDVVPHVIVGDEAFALHENLMKPYPRQQSAHDQSKSVYNYRLSRARRTTENTFGILCGYFRLFFLPIATAPETTDKLITCACILYNILRGAKVLAPGQKHFDDALPLPTENLIPITEHNVRAKINHTQIREIFKNYLNGPGAVEWQHSYAMQH